The sequence ACCGCCGAGGGTGTCCGCACGGTGGTCACGCGCGCGATCCAGGATCCACGCGGGTTGGCCGGGAAGGTCGAGGTCGATGACGATGCCGTCGAACTGCTGGTCCAGCTCGCGGCGGGGGATGCCAGGCGGGCGCTGACCGCGTTGGAGGTGGCGGCGGAGGCGGGGCAGACGGTCACCGTCGAGACGGTCGAGCAGTCATTGGACAAGGCCGCGGTCCGCTACGACCGAGACGGCGATCAGCACTATGACGTCGTCAGCGCCTTCATCAAATCCGTCCGCGGATCCGACGTCGATGCCGCGTTGCACTACCTGGCGCGCATGCTCGTCGCGGGGGAGGACCCGCGATTCGTCGCGCGCCGGTTGATGATCCTCGCCAGCGAGGACATCGGGATGGCGGACCCGACCGCGCTGCAGACCGCGGTGGCGGCCGCGCAGACGGTGCAGCTGATCGGTATGCCCGAGGCGCAGCTCACCCTGGCGCACGCCACAGTGCACCTTGCGACGGCGCCGAAGTCGAACGCGGTGACGACGGCGCTCGGGGCGGCGATGAGCGATGTCAGGCAGGGCAAGGCCGGGCTGGTTCCCCCGCACCTGCGCGACGGGCACTACTCCGGGGCCGAGGCGCTCGGCAACGCCGTCGGCTACAAGTACAGCCACGATGATCCGGATGGCGTTGTGCCGCAACAGTATGCGCCCGATGAGCTGGTCGGTGTCGACTACTACCAGCCGACGGGCCACGGTGCCGAACGCGAGATCGCCGGCAGGCTGGACAAGTTGCGCGCGATCATCCGCCGCAAGCGCTGATTTTGTTGGCCGAATCAGGCCACGGCGTGCCGCCTACGAGTAGTCTCTGCACTTTCGAGAAGTTTGCTGAGCACCGCAAACAGTTAAGCGGTATCACGAGAATCTGTCTGCGAAAGGGAGTGATTCATGAAGTCCAGCCAACTGTTCTGCGCGGCGATCGGTGTTGCCTTGGGCATGCTATTCACGTCCGGCGCCGCTGCCAACGCCGGACCACTGGACCAGGCGTGCGTGCGACCGGACGGATCGCCGTGCCCCGAGATGCCTCCGGGTTGTGTGCAGGAGAACGGTCTTCCATGCTCGGGCGCGCTTCCGGACATCAACGCCGCCTGCAACCAGAACCCGGTGGTCTGCCGTTGGCTGATCGGTTAAAGACCCGCCCCTGAAGAACCGCTCTTGACACCTCAGGTCCCCAACCCTACAGTCGTAATCAACTAACTTGTTGATCAAACACTAGGTTGATAATGGGGAGTGGCGAGGATGCCGACGCGCGAATGGATCGCGCCTTCATGGCGTTGGCCGACCCGGTTCGGCGAGCCATGGTCGCGCGCCTGTCCCGTGGTCCGGCGACGGTCAACGAACTCGCCGAGCCGTTCGACATCACCAAACAGGCGGTGTCCAAACACATTCAGGTGCTCGAGCAGGCGGGTCTGGTCACCAGGACCCGCGATGCACAGCGCAGGCCCGTCCATCTCGACGCGGCCGCACTCGAAGGGCTGACCGCATGGATCGACCGATATCGGCTCGAAGCCGAACGCAGCTACCGCCGGCTGGACGTCCTGCTGGCTCACATGACCGACACCACCGAGAAGGGAAAGAAACGATGACGAACGCACTCAATCTGCGGGCCCCGGTCGACACTCTGGCGATGGAGTTCACCCGGGAGTTCGACGCCCCGGTGGAGGCGCTCTTTCGCGCACACGCGGAGCCCGAACTGTTGAAGCAGTGGCTGGGGCCGCACGGCCTCGAGATGACGATCGAGGAGTGGAACTTCACCACCCATGGCGGCTATCGCTACATCCACTCCACCGAGGGTGGCGACTTCGGCTTCAACGGCACGTTCCATACCGTGCGGGAGAACGAAGTCATCATCCAGACCTTCGAATTCGAGGGTGCGCCGGACATGGTGAACATCGAGTTCA is a genomic window of Mycobacterium sp. ITM-2016-00318 containing:
- a CDS encoding replication-associated recombination protein A, which produces MSDGLFDVPGEPTSTGGATGPVGASSPLAVRMRPVSLDEVVGQDHLLAPNSPMRRLVEGSGAASVILYGPPGTGKTTLASLISQATGRRFEALSALSAGVKEVRAVIDVARRAAAYGEQTVLFIDEVHRFSKTQQDALLSAVENRVVLLVAATTENPSFSVVAPLLSRSLILQLQPLTAEGVRTVVTRAIQDPRGLAGKVEVDDDAVELLVQLAAGDARRALTALEVAAEAGQTVTVETVEQSLDKAAVRYDRDGDQHYDVVSAFIKSVRGSDVDAALHYLARMLVAGEDPRFVARRLMILASEDIGMADPTALQTAVAAAQTVQLIGMPEAQLTLAHATVHLATAPKSNAVTTALGAAMSDVRQGKAGLVPPHLRDGHYSGAEALGNAVGYKYSHDDPDGVVPQQYAPDELVGVDYYQPTGHGAEREIAGRLDKLRAIIRRKR
- a CDS encoding helix-turn-helix transcriptional regulator encodes the protein MGSGEDADARMDRAFMALADPVRRAMVARLSRGPATVNELAEPFDITKQAVSKHIQVLEQAGLVTRTRDAQRRPVHLDAAALEGLTAWIDRYRLEAERSYRRLDVLLAHMTDTTEKGKKR
- a CDS encoding SRPBCC family protein, giving the protein MTNALNLRAPVDTLAMEFTREFDAPVEALFRAHAEPELLKQWLGPHGLEMTIEEWNFTTHGGYRYIHSTEGGDFGFNGTFHTVRENEVIIQTFEFEGAPDMVNIEFMWFEDLGSGRSRLRGRSICPNTEARDALLSSGMEGGMTEGYEKLDVLLKSL